One window from the genome of Crateriforma spongiae encodes:
- the ileS gene encoding isoleucine--tRNA ligase encodes MSDSASPFRAPNGSPNFPSLEQEVLEFWDQNDIYAQSLSRRKDADSFVFFEGPPTANGLPHPGHCLTRSIKDVFPRYQTMKGLRCQRKAGWDTHGLPVEVEVGKDLGIHSKEEIEAYGVEPFIQKCEQSVFRYIQQWQQLTRRLGFWVDLDDAYVTYHQSYVESVWWSLKNLFDRGLLYQGHKIVWWWAQGGTALSAGEVGQGYREVADPSVYVLFPLVDHPGRNLVVWTTTPWTLPSNMYAAVHPELTYSICRDDETDSELVIASDLVETIAGKLKRELPVIGTVGGKELIGLRYEPPFDFYKNKLGDPQGKLIDGGSESLYWRVVEADFVTTDSGTGLVHQAPAFGEVDHEVLVQQRLRFTDDSRPELLCAVGPDGKFTSEVAGDAALDSVVGVWVKDADKPLSRMLKERGRLLLLDQYLHEYPFCWRASSDPLIQYPRQSWFVRTTKFKDLMLKNNAQIGWQPEHIRDGRFGNFLASNVDWALSRERYWGTPLPIWVCESTGRAEAIGSYDELLAKPGVDGTQSWEKAKAADPDLSEHLKVHKPYIDDVTYDSPFADGARMRRVPEVIDCWYDSGAMPFAQYGWPHQNDDLFADQFPADFISEALDQTRGWFYSQLAISTMLFGEGGSLVAEGHQPTGQSLQPDLPYPHPYRNCIVLGLMLGEDGKKMSKSEKNYREPDEIFDRYGADALRWFFFSGQTPWTAIQYREQAIKDSIPEFLLRLWNVFSFFMIYAEIDGFDPTAATAADANLSPESLASAPTYRPADQRSEIDRWILSELNQTIQTVTERMDALDNYNACEAITHLVDGLSNWYVRRSRDRFWASDKDSADKHDAYWTLYESLLQVSRLIAPFVPFIAETLWRRLAEPFGNTAAASVHLCDYPTVDSSRIDADLTDSMSLLREIASMGRSARADAKLKVRLPLSKVEVVLASDDRVQWLQSHDALVKEELNVKQVEYTTEGDQYVQYTVVPNFKRLGPKVGKQVPAVKKALAQADGNELLALLQRDGKVTLSLGDGSVDLDNDDIEVRLQARDGWAAAQGRECVVVLNTEVTDELRREGAAKDLIRVVQNERKRIDCNYTDRIEIGIVSDDDDVNAAIDAHAELIKGETLADALITSALDGVDAAKSDLGSVYVRKVDG; translated from the coding sequence ATGTCCGATTCCGCCAGTCCGTTTCGCGCCCCCAACGGCAGCCCGAACTTTCCGTCGCTTGAGCAAGAAGTGCTGGAATTCTGGGACCAGAACGACATCTACGCCCAGTCGCTTTCGCGTCGCAAAGACGCCGATTCATTCGTTTTCTTCGAAGGCCCGCCGACCGCCAACGGGCTGCCCCACCCGGGACACTGTTTGACGCGTTCGATCAAGGACGTGTTTCCCCGATATCAGACGATGAAGGGGCTGCGTTGCCAACGCAAAGCCGGTTGGGACACCCACGGTTTGCCGGTGGAAGTCGAAGTCGGCAAGGACCTGGGCATCCACAGCAAAGAAGAAATCGAAGCCTACGGCGTCGAACCGTTCATCCAAAAATGCGAACAAAGCGTCTTTCGCTACATCCAACAGTGGCAACAACTGACCCGACGTTTGGGGTTCTGGGTCGACCTGGATGACGCGTATGTGACGTACCACCAAAGCTATGTCGAAAGCGTTTGGTGGAGTCTGAAGAACCTGTTCGATCGCGGACTGCTGTACCAAGGTCACAAGATCGTGTGGTGGTGGGCCCAAGGCGGAACGGCGCTGTCGGCCGGCGAAGTCGGGCAAGGGTACCGTGAGGTCGCCGACCCCAGCGTTTACGTTCTGTTCCCGCTGGTCGATCATCCCGGGCGAAATTTGGTCGTTTGGACCACAACGCCCTGGACGTTGCCCAGCAACATGTACGCCGCGGTGCATCCCGAATTGACGTACAGCATTTGTCGGGACGACGAAACCGACAGTGAATTGGTCATCGCCAGCGACTTGGTCGAAACGATCGCCGGCAAGTTGAAACGCGAACTGCCGGTCATCGGTACCGTCGGCGGCAAAGAACTGATCGGTTTGCGTTACGAACCTCCGTTCGATTTCTACAAGAACAAGCTGGGCGACCCGCAAGGCAAGCTGATCGACGGCGGCAGCGAATCGCTGTACTGGCGTGTGGTCGAAGCCGACTTTGTCACCACCGACAGCGGTACCGGTTTGGTCCACCAGGCGCCCGCTTTTGGTGAAGTCGACCATGAGGTCCTGGTCCAACAACGGTTGCGGTTCACCGACGACAGCCGTCCGGAACTGTTGTGCGCCGTCGGGCCGGACGGCAAATTCACCTCCGAAGTCGCCGGCGACGCCGCGCTGGATTCGGTGGTGGGTGTTTGGGTCAAAGACGCCGACAAACCGCTTTCACGCATGCTGAAAGAACGCGGCCGGCTGTTGCTGTTGGATCAATACCTGCACGAGTATCCGTTCTGTTGGCGTGCCAGCAGCGATCCGTTGATCCAGTATCCGCGTCAAAGTTGGTTCGTCCGCACGACCAAGTTCAAAGACTTGATGCTGAAGAACAACGCCCAGATCGGTTGGCAACCCGAACACATTCGCGACGGACGTTTCGGTAATTTCTTGGCGTCCAACGTCGACTGGGCACTGTCGCGCGAACGTTACTGGGGCACGCCCCTGCCGATCTGGGTTTGCGAATCGACCGGGCGTGCTGAAGCGATCGGCAGCTACGACGAACTGCTGGCCAAACCGGGCGTCGACGGAACGCAGTCGTGGGAAAAGGCCAAAGCGGCCGATCCGGATCTGTCCGAGCACTTGAAAGTTCACAAGCCGTACATCGACGACGTCACCTACGATTCGCCGTTCGCCGACGGTGCACGGATGCGACGTGTGCCGGAGGTCATCGATTGCTGGTACGACAGCGGCGCGATGCCGTTCGCCCAGTACGGATGGCCACATCAAAACGACGATCTGTTTGCCGATCAATTCCCGGCCGATTTCATCAGCGAAGCGTTGGACCAGACCCGTGGTTGGTTCTACAGCCAACTGGCGATCAGCACGATGTTGTTCGGCGAAGGCGGTTCGCTGGTTGCCGAAGGCCATCAACCGACCGGACAATCGTTGCAGCCCGATTTGCCGTATCCGCATCCGTATCGCAACTGCATCGTGCTGGGGCTGATGCTGGGCGAAGACGGCAAGAAAATGTCGAAGTCGGAAAAGAACTATCGCGAACCCGATGAGATCTTTGATCGCTACGGTGCCGATGCCCTGCGATGGTTCTTCTTCAGCGGCCAGACACCTTGGACGGCGATCCAGTATCGCGAGCAGGCCATCAAGGATTCGATCCCCGAATTCTTGTTGCGGCTGTGGAACGTGTTCAGTTTCTTCATGATCTATGCCGAAATCGACGGCTTCGATCCAACGGCGGCGACGGCGGCCGATGCCAATCTGAGCCCCGAAAGTTTGGCTTCGGCACCGACGTATCGCCCGGCCGATCAACGCAGCGAAATCGATCGCTGGATCCTGTCCGAGCTGAACCAGACGATTCAAACCGTGACCGAGCGGATGGATGCGCTGGACAACTACAACGCTTGCGAGGCCATCACGCACTTGGTCGATGGGCTAAGCAATTGGTACGTCCGTCGCAGCCGCGATCGTTTCTGGGCGTCCGACAAAGATTCGGCGGACAAGCATGACGCGTATTGGACGTTGTACGAATCGCTGTTGCAGGTCAGCCGGCTGATTGCGCCATTCGTGCCGTTCATCGCCGAAACGTTGTGGCGTCGCTTGGCCGAACCGTTCGGCAACACCGCGGCGGCCAGCGTGCATTTGTGCGACTATCCCACAGTGGACTCATCGCGGATCGATGCGGATCTGACCGATTCGATGTCACTGTTGCGTGAGATCGCGTCGATGGGACGCAGTGCCCGCGCCGATGCGAAGTTGAAGGTGCGTTTGCCGCTGTCGAAAGTCGAAGTCGTTTTGGCCAGCGACGACCGGGTGCAGTGGCTACAAAGTCACGACGCATTGGTGAAGGAAGAATTGAACGTCAAGCAAGTCGAATACACGACCGAAGGCGATCAGTATGTCCAGTACACGGTTGTGCCGAACTTCAAACGTTTGGGGCCCAAGGTCGGAAAACAAGTTCCCGCGGTGAAAAAAGCTCTGGCTCAAGCCGACGGAAATGAATTGCTGGCCCTTCTGCAGCGTGACGGAAAAGTCACGTTGTCGCTGGGCGATGGGTCAGTGGATTTGGACAACGACGATATCGAAGTCCGATTGCAGGCCCGCGACGGCTGGGCGGCCGCGCAGGGACGCGAGTGCGTCGTGGTGCTGAACACCGAGGTCACCGATGAACTGCGTCGCGAAGGTGCCGCGAAGGACTTGATCCGCGTGGTTCAGAACGAACGCAAACGCATCGATTGCAACTATACCGACCGCATCGAAATCGGCATCGTCAGCGACGACGATGATGTCAACGCGGCGATCGATGCACACGCCGAATTGATCAAGGGGGAAACCCTGGCCGACGCATTGATCACATCCGCGTTGGATGGCGTCGATGCCGCGAAGTCGGACTTGGGATCGGTGTACGTGCGAAAGGTTGACGGCTGA
- the purN gene encoding phosphoribosylglycinamide formyltransferase, giving the protein MNAGQSPPDSDRPGVDEPLRVAVFLSGSGRTLANLIRHRDESGLPIDFRLVIGSRSGLKGLQIAESAGITTRVVRKSDHPDPQEYCRAMFDPCRDTGAELVVMAGFLKHVLIPTDFENRVINIHPSLLPAFGGQGMYGHRVHQAAIDRGVRISGCTVHFVDNQYDNGPILWQRSCPVRPGDDADALADRVFQQECQALPEAIRMVHQDWRHSGEPTGGRDTMRQ; this is encoded by the coding sequence ATGAATGCAGGACAATCGCCACCGGATTCCGATCGTCCCGGCGTCGACGAACCTTTGCGTGTGGCGGTGTTCCTTAGCGGCAGCGGGCGGACGCTGGCCAACCTGATCCGGCACCGCGACGAATCCGGATTGCCGATCGATTTTCGGTTGGTGATCGGCAGCCGAAGCGGGCTGAAGGGACTGCAGATCGCGGAATCGGCGGGCATCACCACCCGCGTGGTTCGCAAATCGGACCATCCCGATCCCCAGGAATACTGTCGCGCGATGTTTGATCCGTGCCGAGACACCGGCGCGGAACTGGTCGTCATGGCGGGGTTCTTGAAACACGTTTTGATCCCCACGGATTTTGAAAATCGTGTGATCAACATCCATCCGTCGCTGTTGCCCGCTTTCGGCGGCCAGGGAATGTATGGTCACCGAGTGCATCAGGCGGCCATCGACCGTGGGGTGCGGATCAGCGGATGCACCGTCCATTTTGTCGACAACCAGTACGACAATGGGCCGATTCTGTGGCAGCGAAGCTGTCCGGTACGGCCGGGGGATGACGCCGACGCGTTGGCCGACCGAGTCTTTCAGCAGGAATGCCAAGCTTTGCCCGAGGCGATCCGAATGGTACACCAGGATTGGCGTCATTCCGGCGAACCCACTGGCGGTCGCGATACAATGCGACAGTAG
- a CDS encoding NfeD family protein: MGVVRRTIVIAVWIIGAIGLSPAVSAQNRDGIDPSAGQGVWIDIAPPLSRELVDDVLAGLDQLAQSTPGDSRRTVVLAFRESASDVQTEFEEALRLARRINSPDYRRLRIVAFVDGRITRHTVLPLAAVERLMLSNNAVLVGFDSKQESIDETVQAAYQAIAKRRGLFPESLVSALVDPDAELVRLTTSDGGRPLVTADELQSMRQSGDVIEEDIWKASGEALSVSAVQLRDLRVATDVIATGRRDDETTAQKIRESLAARLDLSQLRPLATDVGTSDRRGVLLEMIGSVTTAKSQRWQSNLNATLSGDVNTWLVSVDSDGGSFGESMGLAGWFASPTPPLQRVVGFVPGRAIGDASIIATACKPLYLSPDAKLGGPGADSIQPEQVVDQRELIELIARRTNRSAGLLMGLLDRQRQVFRYINKSTGRVRYATPQQLVEDADDPDLERDRWRQGEAIDLSAGLTAEQAVQLGLADGIASSLDQVAAQAGLPAVPAPAADRGIVRAVESIGRRQGLAFLALMIGFMMLSTEMSAPGLGIPGFVSMICFGFFFWVQYLNGTAEWLELLALVLGLVCIAIEFFVVPGLGIFGIGGLLLTMLAVVLMSQTFVVPRNVYQVEVLTRSVWMALGGLASTMAGFALIRYFMPHLPVLNTLVMEQPDAQLIDQQERLAHFEDLLGQTGTTMTPLRPSGKARIGERVVAVVSDGQAVERGATVRVIKVLGNRIVVEEAT; encoded by the coding sequence ATGGGCGTTGTCCGTCGAACGATCGTGATTGCGGTTTGGATCATCGGGGCCATCGGGCTTTCGCCGGCTGTTTCTGCGCAAAATCGCGACGGCATCGACCCCTCGGCGGGGCAGGGCGTGTGGATCGACATCGCACCCCCGTTGTCGCGTGAACTGGTCGATGACGTCTTGGCCGGTTTGGATCAACTGGCACAGTCCACGCCCGGTGATTCGCGTCGCACCGTCGTTCTTGCCTTTCGCGAATCCGCGTCGGACGTCCAAACGGAATTCGAAGAAGCATTGCGTCTGGCCCGACGAATCAATTCGCCGGATTACCGCCGGTTGCGAATCGTCGCGTTTGTCGATGGGCGAATCACCCGGCACACGGTCCTGCCGCTTGCGGCTGTGGAACGGTTGATGTTGTCCAACAACGCGGTGTTGGTCGGATTTGATTCGAAACAAGAATCGATCGACGAAACGGTCCAGGCCGCCTATCAAGCTATTGCCAAGCGTCGCGGTTTGTTTCCCGAATCATTGGTTTCGGCTCTGGTGGATCCGGATGCCGAATTGGTGCGTTTGACCACGTCCGATGGCGGGCGACCACTGGTGACCGCAGACGAATTGCAATCGATGCGGCAAAGTGGCGATGTCATCGAAGAAGACATCTGGAAAGCGTCCGGCGAAGCATTGTCGGTGTCTGCCGTCCAGCTTCGTGATCTGCGTGTGGCCACCGACGTCATCGCGACCGGCCGGCGTGACGACGAAACGACCGCGCAGAAGATTCGCGAAAGCCTGGCCGCTCGATTGGATTTAAGCCAGTTGCGTCCTTTGGCCACCGACGTCGGGACGTCGGATCGACGGGGCGTCCTGTTGGAAATGATCGGATCGGTGACGACGGCCAAGTCACAGCGTTGGCAAAGCAATCTGAACGCGACCTTGTCCGGCGATGTGAACACTTGGCTGGTGTCGGTGGATTCCGACGGTGGCAGCTTCGGCGAAAGCATGGGGTTGGCGGGATGGTTTGCCAGCCCGACGCCTCCGCTGCAACGAGTTGTCGGTTTTGTTCCCGGACGTGCCATCGGGGACGCGTCCATCATCGCCACCGCTTGCAAACCGTTGTATCTGTCGCCCGATGCAAAGCTGGGTGGTCCCGGTGCCGATTCGATCCAGCCGGAACAGGTGGTGGACCAACGCGAATTGATTGAATTGATTGCCCGACGAACGAACCGATCGGCCGGGTTGTTGATGGGGCTGTTGGATCGTCAACGACAGGTGTTCCGGTACATCAACAAATCGACCGGACGCGTGCGGTATGCGACGCCACAGCAATTGGTCGAAGACGCCGACGATCCGGATTTGGAACGTGACCGTTGGCGGCAAGGTGAAGCGATCGATTTGTCCGCAGGTCTGACGGCGGAGCAGGCCGTGCAGTTGGGCTTGGCCGACGGGATCGCATCATCTTTGGATCAGGTGGCAGCCCAGGCCGGATTGCCCGCGGTGCCCGCACCGGCGGCCGACCGCGGCATCGTGCGGGCTGTCGAAAGCATCGGTCGCCGCCAGGGACTGGCGTTTCTGGCGTTGATGATCGGCTTCATGATGCTGTCGACCGAAATGAGTGCACCGGGGCTGGGGATTCCCGGCTTCGTTTCGATGATCTGTTTCGGTTTCTTTTTCTGGGTCCAGTATCTGAACGGGACCGCGGAATGGTTGGAATTGTTGGCTCTGGTGTTGGGCTTGGTTTGTATTGCCATTGAATTTTTCGTGGTTCCCGGGCTGGGGATTTTTGGCATCGGCGGTTTGCTGCTGACGATGTTGGCGGTGGTCTTGATGAGCCAGACGTTTGTGGTGCCGCGAAACGTGTATCAGGTCGAAGTGTTGACTCGAAGCGTTTGGATGGCACTGGGCGGATTGGCCAGCACGATGGCCGGGTTCGCGCTGATACGCTACTTCATGCCGCATTTGCCGGTGCTGAACACCCTGGTGATGGAACAACCCGATGCGCAGTTGATCGACCAGCAGGAACGCTTGGCCCATTTCGAAGACTTGCTGGGACAGACCGGGACGACCATGACGCCGTTGCGTCCGTCGGGTAAAGCAAGGATCGGTGAACGCGTCGTGGCAGTGGTCAGCGACGGCCAGGCGGTCGAACGCGGCGCGACCGTTCGCGTGATCAAAGTCTTGGGCAATCGGATCGTGGTCGAAGAAGCGACGTGA
- a CDS encoding NfeD family protein encodes MASTYSFGLLILFYVLLVLEFLVPSGGLLGVAAVASAVACLVTAFSHSVFLGTVYSLVIMATTPVVLMLVIKFWPHTPIGRRILNRRPGQADPQPPQKVTPSGVSYPDLIGQTGQATTDLLPSGRARIGGDALDVTCLDGPVDAGKAVHVVDISGGRIRVRRGVGPQQMTAGSQPAGQQDSAQTDAASTPADRQPERVKDLSFDLDDIE; translated from the coding sequence ATGGCATCCACTTACTCCTTCGGCCTGTTGATCCTGTTCTACGTGCTTTTGGTGCTGGAGTTTCTCGTACCAAGCGGTGGCCTTTTAGGCGTTGCCGCGGTTGCGTCGGCGGTTGCCTGTCTGGTCACGGCATTTTCGCACAGCGTGTTTTTGGGGACGGTTTATTCGTTGGTCATCATGGCGACGACGCCCGTGGTGCTGATGCTGGTCATCAAGTTTTGGCCACACACGCCGATCGGACGCCGCATTTTGAATCGACGCCCCGGTCAAGCCGATCCGCAACCGCCACAAAAGGTGACCCCGTCGGGTGTTTCCTATCCGGATTTGATCGGACAGACCGGGCAAGCGACGACCGACCTGTTGCCCAGCGGACGAGCACGAATCGGTGGCGACGCGTTGGACGTCACATGTCTGGATGGACCCGTGGATGCCGGCAAGGCGGTACACGTGGTCGACATCAGCGGCGGTCGAATCCGCGTCCGTCGTGGGGTTGGCCCGCAGCAAATGACCGCAGGGTCACAACCCGCCGGACAACAAGATTCCGCTCAAACCGATGCGGCAAGCACGCCGGCGGATCGTCAGCCAGAGAGGGTCAAAGATCTGTCGTTCGACTTGGACGATATCGAATAG